A stretch of DNA from Telopea speciosissima isolate NSW1024214 ecotype Mountain lineage chromosome 5, Tspe_v1, whole genome shotgun sequence:
ATCCACATTATAACATGAGCGGATGCCATCGATTTCAGATTCTAAGTAATTCATCATGATCCGTCGCACAGTGTCTACATCAAACAATGTATCTCCAGTGAAGGAGAAGCATGGTATTAGGAGATCATCTAGCACTGCCTGACCGAGCTGCAGGCCCATCCTCTTTTCCAAGTCAAGCCTGCAAGCAACTGTTGTCTCAAGATATATTGCTGCACGTAACAGCATGGAGAGAAAGCTAACAGACATTGCATTCTTCTCCCTAGGCAATAGACTCACAATTGTCTCAAGAACAACCCTCTTCTCATGTTCCTCTTTTGGCCCAATGTTTTTTCTGCCCTTTCCAAATATTTCCTGCACCAAGCTTTTAAATTAGATAGACAGACACATCAAAAGAATCATTTCAAGTCTTTGAGTGATTTCTCACCAAACCTCGGAGAGATTTCTGTGCATAGAGCATGAGTATTGGACCGAGTGCGTACTTCTGAAAGCCTCTTGCCAACATTGCCATAAGAACACGTTGGAAGATATCAATTCTGAGAACAGTTAGGTCTTCAGCCCACCAATCCTCAATGGGTTCAAGGTGAGTTAAAGATGAAGAATTGACACTCTCAAGCCTATTTTCAGTCCTACAAGGGAGACCGAATTGGCTATCCTTGCAGGCCATATAAGCCACAGCATCTATGCATCGGCTGACCAATTTTACCTTCTCTGCCATTGGAAGGAGGTTTTCAGACTGatgcaaaatagaaataaccCCTGCAAGGCTCTTCATTGCTACTTCATTTAAGTAGTCCTCTGTTCTACCCATTAGGTTCCCAACAGCATATTCCTCTGTCATCTCAAGGTACTCTGCCACACATCTGAGCATCGCAATGTTCTCCATACTTATCTCGAAATTTATACCATAACAGAATTTAGCTGCAAGTTCAAAAGCTTCTGCCCCACCTGGAACATCAGGGATCTCAATGAGAGATACATCAGCATCGCTAGCTTCTGAGACTATTTTCCTCATGTATCCACACTTTGAGACCAATGGGAACTGCAATTAAAGTTATCAAGGTATCAATCATCAGATTGGATGCAAAACCATGATCTAGGTTCACAAGTCAAGGAAAAAGGATGGTTTCTTCTCTCCTTGGGTTCATCTAGGTTCACAAGTCAAGGAAAGCCATCTTCTGACTGTAGATACTAtgaattcttctttcttctttcttctttttcatgctGATGTTATTGATACttattataaaaagaaaaaaatgaagattgAGTGGGATACCTTGTGTAATGTGAAAGATGTTCCACCTGCATGAACTGTGACATCACTTGGTATCTCTTGGGAGAAAATCCTGttgaattgtttaaaaaaaaaaaaagaagcatatTGAGATAATAAAATCATTCAAAACTACACATTAGGATCTgtcttctattttcattttcaataaTTCTTCATTACAAAAGAGTGAATAAGATTTTcaaacatcaaaatagaaacagagaagagagagagagagagggagaccaTTCACTAGTTCTTTTCATAGCATTGGAGAGATCTTTCTTCTTGATAGACATGTTAACAATAGTGAGTGCAGCTTCCTACTGAGATGTAGACTTGCACAAGGTTGTAGTAAAGCAACAACAAAGAGAAATCTTTCTGTTCattcttgttcttgtttcttctttttttcatggAGAACTGAGATTGAAAGCTGTCCAACCTAAAAGAACTTTGAATAGGTAAAGCAAGCACAATCACAAGCTTCACATAATATGCAATAACTGAAATATCATCTTCAACAAGGTCTTACTCCTAGTGGCAGTTAACTGTAGAAGTTCTCATAACACATGAAATATTCCTGTCCACAGAACCACAACCCCTCATCCCATttattccttctctttcctgTGTCTGATTTTAGAGATAATTTTAACTTCTGGGATTCTATGGTTCAGAAATAATGTCAATATGTCTTGAAAGAATAGGACATAACATCCATggatattctctctctctctctctctccattaaTGGATGGTTTGGCAGATAACAGTCCAAATTTGAAAATGTCCATGCGACCCAAGATGTTTGATGTTTTAATGAAGGAAGAACATCTGATCAGGTGGATTATTGGGTACAGAATTATTATATATACTTGGTAGGGCCAATCAATTGGCCACTGAATCActaaagggttttttttttggtaaaacaatTGGGTTATCATTTATGCTTTCTATGGCCCTTATTTTTTGTCACATGGCATACCAATTGGACAAGTCCAAATTATTGCaccaaaaaaatacactatTTATTGATTTGGTGTCAAATTTAAGCCCTAATCAGGATTTAAATACCTGGAATTAGGATCCGAATCAGTCAAGATGGGTGAGAAATCATTCTAGTGTGGCAACAATCAATTACTAATCTTCAATGAGGAAAGTTCAATTTGACTTGCACATAGTTTTCAAAACACGGAATCAGGGATCGAATCGGTCGAAATTGGTCCCAAGAACCCTAAAATCGGCCTCTAAATATGAAAAATCATTGGTTCTATGGTTTCTTAGCATGAATTGGTCATTTCACTTCAATCAAAATCGGGATCAATGACAATCGAATCCAATCCGAATTGACTGATTAACGAATCTGATTCTTTTTTTATACCGTGCTTACACATAATATTTGGAACACACGGATGCCCAATTAAGCCTCCATATCCTATTATGGGAGAGGTAATTTAAGTgaagtctcaagtctcaaccctggCTTGGAACTTGGTTTTGATTGTGTTAGTAAAAAATAACATGGGCAGTAAGTATAAGAATAGAAATACAATTATCAAATAGtaaatacaagacttatctGATTGGTATGGCAGATAGTGTTGCACCGCATCAACAATATACGTCATTTTATGTAACCCGAACAATAAATAgtagagttgagtcgcatcaaacgatgctctccttaaggtttttagatacCCCAATTCTACAATCCGGATTGACCATGTATCTatacccccaagataaaacaactctctaatcacataggttgcagttccaaatgtgattacaaagggcGTCCAAAGGTTATATTTATTAACTCATTGACACTGACCGACTACCGGTAAGAAAGAAAACATCAACTAAAAATGCTTCtaaaaatgttttcaaaaacaattgttagagaatgagcaagacaTCCACTatttatataggagaggaagagacaccactaagggatgtctccaagaGATATGTCCCAACTCAGGTCTTTTCCCATAAGGTTTATTTGTTATtcactcaaacaagtcttccaacaGACACCTATTGGCTATTTAAGTGTCTATTAGGAAAGGACTCAACCCTCCAACAAAATCgcattttgaatctttaattttaaaaacaattaaaagtCCAACAGATTATCTGATTGAGTTTTCCTTGAGCCATTTTGCGGATCGGGCTCCCCTCCACTGCACCCGCAAAGATCGACACATGGCCGAGGTGCGGTTTGAACGACACCTCAGCCACATGTCAACCTCTGGAGGTGCGTCAGACATTGTCCAGCTCGGGGTGcgttggagaggagccggatccccaTTCTTCCTTCACTGATGGTCATCATTGCACTTGGACGGGCATAGGCGAACATTGAAGGGTCTTTTCGACCTCCAACATATAAGGTGGAGTAATACTAACGATAGATCATATGTGAACCTTTCACTGTGAGTGAAGGAAAACAGTCACCTTGATTTTCTTCGTCTATCCATCTATTTTAGATCTTAACTcccttaatttttctttcttctttcactACAACCCcaaatttcaaaacaaaaatagatCTTTGGTTCAAAGATCCCATTTATAATGAGGTTAGTAATCCATGTCTCTTGACACTCTGCGGAAAAGCTATCTCGTGGAGTAGACAAAAAATGATCTTATGAGCTGcaatttaatataaaaaataaggtCCTTCTAGGCGTCATTATGCCTAGTGACGTATAATACTTCATTATTTGTCACTTGGCAATACACGGGCTAGTCCATGTGATATAGGACctcacatacatctcaatggccaaatttaGTCTAAAGCGATCAAGGAAATTTGATTCAAAGtgtttagtaaaattatcaaaatgcatcaaatgaagatgaatataaaatacgaAATGATATCTTTTGTAAATTTAgttacttcatttttttttaggttgaAATTGTACTAATGAGATGTTTGCCTGGTCCTCTATAACATGGACTACCCGCTGTACTGTCACGTGACAAGTAGTAAAGCGTTACACTTTAGTAGGCATGTGACAGGAAAGagaaaacccataaaaaaagaattgaaatcTTAGAGCCTGATACAGCCAATGAATATCAATATTGGTATCCACAGTGACCGATAGATACCAGCACTGATATTGGTATCCACAGTGATAGATACATCCCTATCCAAGTCCCACTCCCAACCACAGAATCAATGAGGTCTGCAGAGTAAAGGGTACTAAGcttatttttagggaaaatggcGGACAATTTCTTGAAAGCATCGAGCTCCTcttcagggagcccagcacccGAGGAGTGCCCggggggcatccaacggctgggctgtGTAACACAAATCCCGATGGCTGACTGGCACACACTggaatgtgtgcggcacagcccagccgctggatgccccctaggcACTCCCTGGGtgctgggctccttggagaggagctggatccTTCTTGACTTGACTGGAGACAGGTATACTTGACAGAACTACTAGCGAGAATTGAATAATTGATTGTTTGGATTGGCTTGCAAAggtcttccccctcccctcctagCAATTGCCATATATCATTGCTTCTAATCCTCCGCTGGGGCCTCCGGTGAAAGAAGAATAAGACTAACACACAATGGGTCATGAATTGACAGTGACTCATCGTATTCTTCAATGAATTTAGTTGCTAAGGTCTTGATGATTAGCTTGATAGCTTTCAGAAATTGTTCAAGAACCCCTACCAAGGGGCCAGACCCTAACCTCTCAGGAATTTGTCCTCATGTGTTTGCTGATCTGGAACTTGTCACCTCGGAGCCATGAATGTCTCAGCTACACTTTAATTCCGAGAGATCAATTAAGATGAATCAGCCATTCAATCCTGAAAAGTAACTTTGTTTTACTGGGGTTGTAAAGGGTTGGAATTTTCTGCCAGCCTTATTCCTGCATCATTGCTGGCAAATCAGAATCTGCAACTATCTAAACATGGAAGCAATTATTTCCTCAGTGGCTATACAGTTCCAAGGTAAAACTCAGTTTGAAGAATTTGCACATTCAGTAAACAGAAGGATTTGGGGGATCTTTGGCCTAGTTATATAAAGAGTTGGGATAGTGTAGACGTCCGCGATCTTCGTCCGTTGCGCCTACAAATAGCAATCCCAATTAGCAGAAATAACAATTCCCTGATAACTATTGTATATTaccacaaagagagagaggaaagtcTAAACATTTGATAAAGGTATAAAGAATAACTGTTCTCAAGATCCATCATGTTACCCCCTTtgtaaaaacccaaaaattacaATTGTATGAATCCTGTAAAAATGTTCTAGCAATTCTTCTGAAGCTTTAACTGGGACTGATGCTCACGCTTGGCCTTATCAGCCCTCTAAGTAATACTGCAACTTAAACATGCCTTCTGCTATTCAGGAAGCCCTGCAGAAACTTGAAAACTTTTAATCCATGGTGGCATTAGCAGCTGAGTTGTCTGCCAGCTATAGTGGTGTGACCTGAGGTGCAATGGATCACAAAATTGATGCTGGGAATTTGAGAAACAAAAGAGGAAATTCGCTCAGATGCTAATCCGCCTTTACTCTCTCTAAGCTTGCCATGTATGTCAGGTAAATGGTCCACAAATATGCAAATGAATTGCAGATCAATGGCTGCAAAATGGAGGAAAAAGAATGAGGCACAAAATGCATAGTTTTTCCTTCTGTAAACCAGAAAGCATAAATAATTGATTACACAGTATCATGATAAGCATCATGCATGTGTAGATGAAACCACACATGATGCACTAGCAAGACATGAATCGGATTTTCAATAGGTGCCACATAAAAGACCTCATTAATGATATTTGAGCCAGTCAAAAAATTCTACCAACGTAAAACCCTCCTTGTCCAGAAACCTATAACTAACAGTCAAGAAAGAAGTCCCCAAGGCCCATACAGTTGAGTCGGAGGATGGAAAATTTCCTTAGCAGACCTATTCAGTTGTGAGTCATCCCTTTATTGTTTACTTGGCTCAAGTAACTGTTCCTGCATGAGATGCAACCAAAtggatttttcaaaatacctGTAGGTGAACAGGGATGAATTTGAACGTGACAAAATCACAAACTGGCCAGTATACAAGACCACTTTTCATTGTAGGAAGCAGGTCTCGCTTCAATCTGGCAATAATCTCAGCCGCATTTTCACCTGTACTTGGTACACATGACAAACATTTAGAAACAGTTATATCCAAACTATTAACAACAATTTTAGTTATGCCACACATCAATGAAGCATGAATGCAGGCCTCCAACATATTCTTTATGTAAGAGGTATCTTTCTTGAAATGATTGCTGGTGTATTTGGGTCAGCATGTCCATTCAGATGAAGCAAAAAGTGATCAAcacaaaactaaacaaaaatcAAGGAAAAGTCACTTCTTATGAATAAGGTTTGTCAACTTGCAAACAATGACCTGCATGCAGCTTGACCAATCTTTTCTGAAGAATCAATGTTTATGAAGATGTTCAAAGTTAAAACCATATTCAACtcccagcaaaaaaaaaaggtaacaaTTGTATTCCTACATTGCCTTGTTCAATGGATCATTTACATCATTGTCTCAAAATCCAGGCAAGGTTCTAAATTCTGATCTTGAACTACAATTCAACCTCACCTGGAACCTGTACTTCTGCTTgaaattttgacaaaattcaGAATTTGAGGAAATAATGAAATAGAGAGAACCTTAATTGAAATGGTGTTCCTTACATTTCAATTATTAACACTTTTTTAGAAACATTTCGATTGATGTTTAAATATATATTGGCAAAAGTTTTCTTGAACAACGGCCATGCAAGATGAGGAATCTTTGCACAGTGCCCCTTATTCTGCCACATGAAAGAGTATGTGACAAATCCGACCATTAAATATTGGGAAAATGGTCTTAGATTGTCAACATTTAAATTTCAGACTCAAAATCAATCATCTACtttcccatgtatgtccatcaaTATGATGCACACTTTTGGTAGTCCTGAATTTTTTAATGGTTTGTTTTGCCATATGGCCAACTTTGATtcaactgaaacttgacatatgagcaGGGGACCTTGGGGTCTGTCCAAaaaatttcagccccatctGAGTTTCCACACAGCAAAACAAGGCACCCATGCAAGTTCCCTCCTTTTGCACAACCGTGGAGGTAAACCCTCCCATTTACATTCATATTGATCCCCGTTTTCAAATTTTTCCTTCACAGTTTCCTGAATATACAATATACACTTCTCTATGGCTTCATTCATTGACCCTTGCACACTACTCATAATTCCAGAACTTTTGGCAGAATTTAAACCCCTGTTTACAAGAACTCCACCAGTGTTTGCTGCTGGTCCCAACCCCGGAtaaaggaggagggttggtGTGTCAGGTCGGCAGCCGGCACTGAAAAAAAACCTAACCAAACCCTTTTTTCATAGATTCTAGAACCTTGTTAATGTAGTACTGAATTTGAATGATCAAAACAGTAGCCAAACAAGATCTTTTCACAGAGAATAAAATTCAGATTTTGGTgaaatcaaattaaacaaaatcaaatggtcaaacaaggctgaaactgagattGACTTTAAACAATAGTATAGGGAAGATTTGCTGAAAATATGAACCTAATCGGATGACCAGATCAGCAAATAGGCTAAGTCCTAGTAGCAATAGGACTAGggataaaacagtaaaatagctaatggaattagggtttgaaggtgAAGATAGGTTGATATTTCAGATATGAAATTAACCTATAATCAGTAGCTAAATAGGTTcatgaaatcagaatcagaattcAGATGTAAAACAGGGTTTAACAAGGTAAAGGGCAAAATAGAGATTTCTCTTTAAGGGCCAAAAGGAAAGTGTAGAAAAACCATAGTTCTGTCAGTTTAGTGATCATGACAAAATTGGATTTCTTCTGAAATCTTTTACAGTTTAAAAGAAAAGCATGAGTTAATGGATTCTTCAGACATCTCATACATCACAGGTACAGATGCCAGAAAACAATACATAGGATATAGGTCTCAAAATAGAAAAGGCCCTCGTGATATATCAGATCCGGCTCAGTGATCAATTGAGTGAAAAGATCTGCCATTTGTCAAAATCTCTCTTCTGATTAAAAATCTTGGACAAACACAGAatacatattaaaaaaaataaataaaatttgccCCTCGAGAAAATGAAATTATAATGATGTAGGATGAAAATTAGGAGAAGCACGTGAAAATCATTGTAAAACAGTCAGAGCATACAATCAACAACAATTCATAgacaaaaaaattttgaagtacTGTTCTTACCAAAGAATGAATTTATAATTGTGTTTACCTTGTAGAGCTGCATTCACAGAGAAGAAAACAGTAGACATGCAAGGTCCATAGGTAACCTGCCCAATGAAGATTTTCTTAAAGGTAGTGACCAAGTCCTGCTTGGGTAGGATTTTGGACACAAAGTTGAACCAGAAATGAAGCGAAGGTCCTACAATTAACATTCCATATGCAGCCATGCGTAAAGTCCTTATTGGGTCAAAAGGTTCTGAAGCTGCCTGAGTCATTTTCTGATGAAATTTATTTTAACAATCAGCACTCAATGAAATACAATGGAGAAGTAATTCTTTAACAGATGCATACACATTaaaagaacagaagaaaataacaaaagaactAGTGCGCCTTGTCCCACTATTTGTATGAACAAGAGATACAAGTTGGTTgatctgtcttcttcttttttttcaagaaGATTTAAATTAGACATTCccacttttaattttttgatattttaataCTTTTAAGGGTTTACTGAGTTGAGTTATTGACCACTTAGGCCAAGTACAAGGcagatttttaatat
This window harbors:
- the LOC122662102 gene encoding BTB/POZ domain-containing protein SR1IP1, whose product is MSIKKKDLSNAMKRTSEWIFSQEIPSDVTVHAGGTSFTLHKFPLVSKCGYMRKIVSEASDADVSLIEIPDVPGGAEAFELAAKFCYGINFEISMENIAMLRCVAEYLEMTEEYAVGNLMGRTEDYLNEVAMKSLAGVISILHQSENLLPMAEKVKLVSRCIDAVAYMACKDSQFGLPCRTENRLESVNSSSLTHLEPIEDWWAEDLTVLRIDIFQRVLMAMLARGFQKYALGPILMLYAQKSLRGLEIFGKGRKNIGPKEEHEKRVVLETIVSLLPREKNAMSVSFLSMLLRAAIYLETTVACRLDLEKRMGLQLGQAVLDDLLIPCFSFTGDTLFDVDTVRRIMMNYLESEIDGIRSCYNVDDDYISPSTSDMEWVGKLMESYLAELAPDRNLSVSRFISLAELIPEQARITDDGMYRAIDIYLKAHPALSEMERKKVCSLMDCQKLSREACAHAAQNDRLPVQTVVQVLYYEQQRLRDVMNGSGVSGEFPALPQKLNLYSTDYQPAHDELSSLRRKNEDLKTELVRMQVRLKEVEKSVASNHPRGIPSSDKPPLPRRSFINSISKKLGRLLDGVKPSDSKGRTKPSRDRRHSIS
- the LOC122661724 gene encoding PXMP2/4 family protein 4-like isoform X2, which produces MSSCSRLVRNGGKACLRRLLERRSVLDFYVLTEAAPTVSKQQRRAFARSPVLFRKFKESGITSPLYASSLSSTSSKIGLLSWYLGKLQYRPVLTKSITSALIYTGADLTSQAASEPFDPIRTLRMAAYGMLIVGPSLHFWFNFVSKILPKQDLVTTFKKIFIGQVTYGPCMSTVFFSVNAALQGENAAEIIARLKRDLLPTMKSGLVYWPVCDFVTFKFIPVHLQPLICNSFAYLWTIYLTYMASLERVKAD
- the LOC122661724 gene encoding PXMP2/4 family protein 4-like isoform X1; its protein translation is MSSCSRLVRNGGKACLRRLLERRSVLDFYVLTEAAPTVSKQQRRAFARSPVLFRKFKESGITSPLYASSLSSTSSKIGLLSWYLGKLQYRPVLTKSITSALIYTGADLTSQKMTQAASEPFDPIRTLRMAAYGMLIVGPSLHFWFNFVSKILPKQDLVTTFKKIFIGQVTYGPCMSTVFFSVNAALQGENAAEIIARLKRDLLPTMKSGLVYWPVCDFVTFKFIPVHLQPLICNSFAYLWTIYLTYMASLERVKAD